A single Argentina anserina chromosome 7, drPotAnse1.1, whole genome shotgun sequence DNA region contains:
- the LOC126801846 gene encoding uncharacterized protein At4g00950-like, whose protein sequence is MGSEAEPESPKLPLFSISHIQSNEPSGYLTPPFYSSVSVPFRWEEEPGKPRPCTDLATIPNPVDLSPKCLELPPRLLLETKLLSPTTVLEGPYVGRSRFQSSSFRIVGRDCYGSFSPDHEISDQLGALVLSKNGVNERGWFDSWGRRVLKGKREAGGANYVLPSSVDGESDGGGGGSVGESSSFSVKNTRHRRARSFSNISHSKPHFWATIYQGLKQVVPWKSRKSKQDGIVM, encoded by the exons ATGGGATCTGAGGCCGAGCCAGAGTCACCAAAGCTACCCTTGTTCTCCATATCACACATACAGTCAAATGAGCCTTCTGGGTACCTAACCCCACCCTTCTACAGTTCAGTTTCAGTTCCATTCAGATGGGAAGAAGAGCCAGGGAAGCCAAGGCCTTGCACAGACCTTGCAACCATACCAAACCCAGTTGACTTGTCCCCAAAGTGCTTGGAACTCCCTCCAAGGCTGTTGCTTGAGACCAAACTGCTCTCACCCACCACAGTGTTGGAGGGTCCTTATGTGGGCAGGTCAAGGTTTCAGTCCTCTTCTTTTAGGATTGTGGGGAGGGATTGTTATGGCTCTTTTAGCCCTGATCATGAGATATCAGATCAGCTTGGTGCTTTGGTCTTGAGCAAGAATGGGGTTAATGAAAGAGGGTGGTTTGATTCatgggggaggagggtcttgAAGGGTAAAAGAGAGGCAGGTGGGGCTAATTATGTCTTGCCATCTTCTGTAGATGGAGAgagtgatggtggtggtggtggcagTGTTGGAGAGAGTAGCAGCTTCAGTGTGAAGAACACAAGGCATAGAAGGGCTAGGAGCTTTTCCAATATCTCTCATTCAAAGCCTCATTTCTGG GCAACTATTTACCAAGGTTTGAAGCAGGTGGTTCCATGGAAGAGTAGGAAATCAAAGCAAGATGGGATTGTGATGTAG
- the LOC126801850 gene encoding uncharacterized protein LOC126801850, which translates to MGVMEKLKMFVVQEPVVAASCLIAGVGLFLPAVVRPMLDSFEASKQVPQPALSDVVAGMTGKK; encoded by the exons ATGGGAGTGATGGAGAAGCTCAAGATGTTCGTCGTACAAGAGCCTGTCGTCGCCGCTTCTTGTCTCATTGCTGGCGTCG GACTCTTCCTTCCAGCTGTGGTGAGGCCAATGTTAGATTCCTTTGAAGCTTCTAAGCAAGTCCCTCAGCCTGCCTTAAGTGAT GTGGTTGCAGGTATGACGGGTAAAAAATAG
- the LOC126801840 gene encoding ethylene-responsive transcription factor CRF6-like yields MKKKQSSKEHDTSPTKRIRIIYDDPYATDCSIENDTECNVKKNRSVCNKRVISEILVGGAPCKSLANTSLNCNTCGTNYGDCMDLDDSSKTQRCATKYKGVRRRQCGTYAAEIRDPFRKTRVWLGTYGTAEEASMAYQKKRVEFDNLMKTQTCATNMGVQHKQSRTYAEEAAKAVIAHEKRMVESGNSKKIRRCGNKYKGVHRRKSGKYTAEIRDPFRKTRVWLGTYTTALEAAKAYQIKRVEFDNIQLMKKTKNNLEKWQLSDKAKGLCETMHNYQGDHLSEGSQDFSADAVIEPVSYEDTKNEESTLQVSRQEGAVPPDFEEGQCNLKAFEKPTLLPEVHLNIGLVNNYMLECLDRYFDGMTDIVDYPACDDEWWVISLPSLDFD; encoded by the exons ATGAAGAAGAAGCAATCAAGCAAAGAGCATGATACAAGTCCCACCAAGAGAATTCGTATCATATATGATGATCCCTATGCCACTGATTGTTCGATTGAAAATGATACGGAATGTAATGTTAAGAAAAATAGATCAGTGTGTAATAAGCGTGTTATTTCAGAGATCTTGGTTGGAGGTGCTCCATGTAAATCATTGGCAAATACTTCATTAAATTGCAACACCTGTGGTACCAACTATGGTGATTGTATGGATCTTGATGACAGTAGTAAAACTCAAAGATGTGCCACCAAATATAAGGGAGTTCGGCGTAGACAATGCGGAACATATGCCGCGGAGATTCGAGATCCATTTAGAAAGACTAGAGTGTGGCTTGGCACTTATGGTACTGCAGAGGAGGCTTCTATGGCTTATCAGAAAAAGAGGGTTGAGTTTGACAATTtaatgaaaactcaaacatgtGCCACCAATATGGGAGTCCAGCATAAACAATCAAGAACATATGCAGAGGAGGCTGCTAAGGCTGTTATTGCTCATGAGAAAAGGATGGTCGAGTCTGGCAACAGTAAGAAAATCCGAAGATGTGGTAACAAATATAAGGGAGTTCATCGTAGAAAATCGGGAAAATATACAGCGGAGATTCGAGATCCATTTCGAAAGACTAGAGTATGGCTTGGCACTTATACTACTGCCTTGGAGGCTGCTAAAGCTTATCAGATAAAGAGGGTCGAGTTTGACAACATACAGTTAATGAAAAAGACTAAGAATAATCTTGAGAAGTGGCAATTATCAGACAAGGCCAAGGGACTGTGTGAGACCATGCATAATTATCAAGGGGATCATTTATCAGAGGGGAGTCAGGATTTCTCAGCTGATGCTGTTATTGAACCTGTTTCATATGAAGACACCAAAA ATGAAGAGTCCACTTTGCAGGTTTCTAGACAAGAAGGCGCTGTGCCACCAGATTTTGAAGAAGGGCAATGCAACTTGAAGGCTTTTGAGAAGCCAACATTGTTGCCAGAAGTACATTTGAATATTGGGCTTGTTAATAATTACATGCTGGAATGCTTGGATCGGTATTTTGATGGTATGACTGACATAGTTGATTATCCTGCTTGCGATGATGAATGGTGGGTTATCAGTCTTCCCTCTCTTGACTTTGATTGA
- the LOC126801838 gene encoding uncharacterized protein LOC126801838, with product MAGAEARALWQRTANRCFVQEDAKRAPKLACCQSSSSTTKQVDAGPATATEGLDHPGAGFMPISRNRSYSNLPPDTRWWLQMQPNYCYQKDLTNEQLNALETDIETLRAGFVKPTSKNSEGNQRKGEYTNGDCMKTGYEVQKKDVDAEYGENMQGLQYKVMREKYEKLGMDTINCPDSKQLKEISYEPEYPWMGGGRTEPWWRTTDRDELASLVAQKSLDHIENCDLPPPQKLYHKRHPYAGFSDHDGILGTSLERKVQASGLPKGSADIGIIREKNGDTADEEQSNSSFRDLIDLQKLTEGDPTKAQLIEALCHSQTRAREAEKAAKQAYAEKEHIFKLFLKQASQLFAYKQWFQLLQLETLYVIKNKDQGGSSVLPVILPWMSSKGRKSRKSWRKVPKSKRSRRVDPGYDITKYAVALALGFGLVGAGLFLGWTVGWMLPNL from the exons ATGGCGGGGGCAGAAGCAAGGGCCTTGTGGCAGAGAACAGCTAATAGGTGTTTCGTCCAAGAAGACGCAAAAAGAGCTCCCAAATTAGCTTGTTGCCAATCCTCATCTTCAACAACCAAGCAAGTGGATGCTGGGCCTGCCACTGCTACAGAGGGATTAGATCATCCTGGTGCTGGCTTCATGCCTATTAGTAGGAATCGTTCATATTCCAATCTACCCCCAGACACAAGATGGTGGCTGCAAATGCAACCTAACTATTGCTACCAAAAAGATTTGACCAATGAACAGTTAAATGCATTGGAAACTGACATAGAAACATTGAGAGCTGGGTTTGTAAAACCGACATCCAAAAACAGTGAAGGAAATCAACGTAAAGGAGAATATACTAATGGTGATTGTATGAAGACAGGTTATGAAGTCCAAAAGAAAGATGTAGATGCCGAATATGGTGAGAATATGCAGGGACTTCAGTACAAGGTCATGAgggaaaaatatgaaaaattggGGATGGACACCATTAATTGCCCAGATTCAAAACAGCTGAAGGAGATATCTTATGAACCAGAATATCCTTGGATGGGAGGTGGGAGGACTGAACCTTGGTGGCGGACAACTGATAGAGATGAACTGGCCTCCTTGGTTGCACAGAAGTCACTTGACCATATTGAGAACTGTGATCTTCCCCCACCTCAGAAACTGTATCATAAGAGACATCCATATGCTGGGTTTTCTGACCATGATGGGATACTGGGGACATCTTTAGAAAGGAAGGTTCAAGCCAGTGGTCTTCCCAAGGGTTCTGCTGATATTGGGATAATACGTGAGAAGAATGGAGACACAGCTGATGAGGAACAGTCAAATTCATCATTTAG GGATCTGATAGATCTGCAAAAACTTACTGAGGGTGACCCAACCAAAGCTCAGCTAATCGAAGCACTATGCCATTCTCAAACACGAGCAAGGGAAGCTGAGAAGGCAGCCAAGCAAGCTTATGCCGAGAAGGAACATATTTTTAAGCTCTTTTTAAAACAAGCGTCTCAGCTCTTTGCCTATAAGCAGTGGTTCCAACTGCTGCAGCTGGAAACCCTTTATGTGATTAAGAACAAGGACCAGGGAGGGTCCTCTGTTCTACCAGTGATCCTTCCTTGGATGTCAAGCAAAGGCCGGAAATCACGCAAGAGCTGGCGTAAAGTTCCCAAGAGTAAAAGAAGCAGGCGGGTTGACCCTGGATACGACATTACCAAGTATGCTGTCGCTCTTGCATTGGGGTTCGGTCTTGTTGGTGCTGGCTTGTTCCTAGGATGGACTGTGGGGTGGATGTTACCTAATTTGTAG